TTGCTCTCCAGCTTGTAAAGAGAACTATTTTCAAAAAATTGCAATATCAGTTCCAAAACCTTTTGTAAAAAAATTATACTTTTTTTGTACAGAAGAGGAGAAAAGCTATGAAATCAAAACTTTTGCTAAAAGACACAATTGGCATGAAGAGTTAGTAATAGAAAAAGTAGAAGAATTATTCCAAGAGTATTATAAGTGTGGATAAATAGAAATTTAATTCTATTTAAATTAAAAGGAGAAGTTTTTATAACTTCTCCTTTTTTTTATATAAAATTTTTAGGTTTAAAGACTATTTTTTAGTGGCAACCACATCCAGAGCCACAACCACCACTTTTTTTAGCTTCATGTTCAGCTTTTATTTTTTTACCTTCAGTAGAACATGCACTAACCCCAGCTGGCATAATTGGCTGAATAGCTTCATTTGAAACTTCACCTTGATTTTCAAGCATAGATATAAGTTTACTTGCAGCCATCATATATCTTTTTGCACTTATTGATTCAGGTTCAAAATAAACTATTGGTTTTCCACTATCCCCACCAACTCTAATAGCAGGTTCAATTGGAAGATGAGCTAAAACTTGAGTATTGTACTGTTTAGCTAACTCATCACATGTTCCTGTTCCAAAAATATCAGATTCTGTGTTACATGATGGGCATATAAATCCACTCATATTTTCAACTATTCCAGCAACTGGAATATGAAGCTTAGAGAACATATCTAAAGATCTTCTACTATCATCTAAAGCTACATGTTGAGGAGTTGTTACATTTATTCCAGCACTTACAGGAACGCTTTGAGCAAGAGTTAATTGTGCATCTCCTGTTCCTGGAGGCATATCAATAAATAAAATATCTAACTCTTCCCATAAAATATCTCTTAAAAGCTGTTGGATTGCCTTCATAATCATAGCACCTCTCCAAATAACAGCCTCTCCCTCTTTCATTAAAATTCCCATAGACATAATATCTACGCCATAAGCATTTAAAGGTTTTGCTTTATTTCCTATTACTTCAACCTCTTTTCCATTTACTCCCATCATTCTTGGAATATTTGGTCCATAAATATCAGCATCTAAAATACCAACTTTTTTACCTTGCATAGCTGCTGCAATTGCAAGATTTACAGTTGTAGTTGATTTTCCAACTCCACCTTTACCAGAGCTTACCATTACAATATCTTTTATTTGTGGTGCGATGTTTTGACCACTTACGCTATTGCTTTTTTGTTGTTCCTCTTTTGGTTTATTAAAAACTAAATTAATATTTAAATTTGGAAGAGCTTTTGGAATCTCTCTTCTTAACTCATCTTCAACCTCTTTTGCTGTTGAAGTAATATCTAATAGTATTGTGCAAGAGTTTGCATCTAATTTAATATCTTTTACAAATCCAAAATCAATAATTGATTTTGAAAAACCTGGGTATTTAACACTTTGTAAAGCTTTTTTAATATCTTCTATACTCATTTTTAATCCTTTTTTATAGGTTCCCATATAAAAAAGGAACCATCTAATATAAACTACTTTTTAACGGAATTTATAAAAAATTCCCAAAAGTAGCAAAATTCTAAAGGGCTTCGAGAACGAAGCCTTATATCATAGGTTCCCATACAAAAAAGAACCTCCTCATAAATCGAGAAGTTATTATATTTTAATTAGGATAATTTTTGTCTTAAATTATCCTACCATATTATCTATTGCTTCACCATGTTCTTTTACAATTTTTTGAGTTATCTTGTATGAACAAAATTTTGGTCCACACATTGAGCAAAACTCTGCTTCTTTAAATACATCTTGAGGCAAAGTTTCATCGTGATACTCTCTTGCTCTATCTGGGTCTAAACAAAGTTCAAACTGTCTATTCCAATCAAAAGCATATCTTGCATCACTCATCTCATCATCAATATCTCTTGCACCTTTTCTTCCTCTTGCTATATCGGCACTATGAGCTGCAATTTTATATGCAATAATTCCATTTCTAACATCTTCAGCATTTGGTAATCCTAAATGCTCTTTTGGAGTAACATAACAAAGCATTGATGCTCCATGCCAACCACCAACAGCAGCACCAATTGCACTAGAAATATGATCGTACCCAGCAGCAATATCAGTTGTAAGAGGTCCTAAAATATAAAAAGGAGCTTCATGACAATACTCTTTTTCTATCTTCATATTTCGCTCAATTTGATTTAAAGGCACATGGCCAGGTCCTTCAATCATAACTTGTACATCTTTTTCCCAAGCTCTTAAAGTCAAATCTCCAAGAACTTTTAGCTCTCTTAGTTGTGCTTCATCAGATGCATCAGCTAAACATCCTGGTCTTAAACTATCACCCAAAGATAAAGATACATCATACTTTCTACAAATATCTAATATTTTATCAAAAGCTGTATTAAATGGATTCTCTTTATGATAGTGCATCATCCATGCAGCCATCAAACTTCCACCTCTTGAAACTATTCCCATCTTTCTTTTTGCAATATGAGGCATAAACTCAAGTAAAAATCCAGCATGAATTGTGAAATAAGAAACACCTTGTTGCGCTTGTCTTTCAATTACTTCAAGCATTTTTTCAATACTTAAATCCTCTATTTTATCTTTTACATCATGTAAAATTTGATAAATAGGAACTGTACCAATTGGAACTGTAGAGTGAGCTATAACAGCCTTTCTAATCATATCCAAATCTCCACCTGTACTTAAATCCATAATAGTATCAGCACCATACTTTAAACAAACATCAACTTTCTCAATCTCTTTGCTAGCATCACTTGCTAGTGCTGAACTTCCAATATTTGCATTTATTTTACAAGAACTTGCAATTCCAATAGCCATAGGAATTTGATTTGTATGATTTACATTTGCAGGAATTATAAGTCGTCCACGTGCAATTTCACTTCTTATAAATTCAGCATCAAGATTTTCAACTTTTGCAACATACTCCATATGAGGAGTAATAATGCCTTGTTTTGCATAATACATTTGAGTTCTTACTTTATCGTTTTTATGTTCTTCTAACCATTTTTGTATATTTTGCATTTTTGCTCCTAAATTAATATTATTTTCTTTATTGCTAAGACAAATTTTGAGCAAAAAAAAAGTACTCTCCGAAGAAAGTACTTTTTATTAAATTTTATCCATTTTAAACTATGAAATTTAATTTTTAAATTTACTTCCTACGCTGGTCTTAACCATCAGGTTCAAAGGGTCAGGTTTTACCTTCTCAACGCCAAAGCGTCCCCCCGCAATAAAAAAACTATTCTAGCATAAAGAATGATTAAAAACATATTAATTCTCTTTTAAAGCTCAATTATCCCTTAGTAGATATAATATAAGTTACAATTTTATATAATGATTTTTATTTCATATTAGGTTTTTAGGAAAAATGATAAAAAATTTTGCAAAATATATACAAAACTTACCAACTTTACCAGAAATCATAATAGATTTAGATAGTTTTAGAAAATCAAAAAATAGAAATTTTAAACAACTTGCTATGATTATAAAAAAAGATAAGAGTCTTCATTTAGATATTTTAAAAGTTATGGATTTTCAAATATTTGATTTTTTGAATAAACCAAAAAATATACATAATTTTATTTTAATTACTAGTTTAGAGTTTGTTTGTGCATTAGCAACATCTTTATCTTTTTGTAGAAATATAAAAACAAATCTATTTTCATATGCTGCCACTTTTGATGATTTTTTATATTCAAATACTCTTTCAATGCTAATTGTTGAAATGTGGTTAAAAAAGAGTGATAAAAAGTTAAAAGATGAACTTCTTATTCCAGCATTTTTACAAGATCTGGCAAAACCTTTTATCTCTCAAGCAATAAGTGAAAATAAACTAACCGAACAGTTCTTAAATGAAATAAAAAACTCAAATATGAGTAAAGCTGAAGAGAAATTTATAGGATTTAATTCTCAAAGAATAAGCTCTACTATACTTAAAAATTGGGGTTTAAGTCACAATATTATATTTCCAATTTTATTTTCAAAAGATTTAAAAAATTGTCCAGATGAATTTAGACTAAAAGCTCTTATTTTGAATATTGTTAGCATTGTTTCAAATTTAAGAGAGCCTCTATTAGATTCAAATATAAAAAAAGCAATTAATGAAATTGAGTTATTTGGGTTAAATAGCGATACATTTTTAAGTACAATAAGTAACATAAATGATAATATAAAGAGCAATTCTTAAAAGTATTATAAGTAACATTTAGCTACTATATGTAACTTTTTTACTCAAAGGTTTATAATTGAAAGATATTACTTTAGTTGTTTTATGTGCTGGAAACTCTACAAGATTTGATAATTTATGTAAAAAACAGTGGATTAGGATTGACAATGAACCTCTGTGGTTAAATGTTACAAATAGATTAACTTCTTTTTCTAATTTTTCAAAAACTATTGTCGTTTCACATAAAGATGAGTTAAGCTACATGAAAAACTTTAGTGATGATTTTATTTATGTTGAAGGTGGAGATACAAGACAAAATTCTATAAAAAATGCTTTAGAATTTGTTGATACACCTTATGTAATGATAAGCGATGTTGCACGTGCTTGTATTAGCAAAAATATTATCTCTGATTTAATCCAAAATAAAAACAAAGCCTCTTGTATAGTTCCAATTTTAGATGTAAGTGATACTGTTATATTTGAAAAAAATACTATTAATAGAGAAAATGTAAAACTTATTCAAACTCCTCAGTTATCAAATAGCGATATTCTAAGAAAAGCAATTTCAAAAGATATTGAATTTACAGATGAAAGTAGTGCTATAAAAAATATAGGTGAAGATATATTTTATATAAAAGGTGATATCGCTAGTAAAAAACTAACTTTTTTTGAAGATATTTCACAAATTCCATGTCTAAAAGCTCCAGCTAAAACACAATTTGTTGGAATTGGATATGATATTCATAGCTTTGAAGATAAAAAAGAGATGTTTTTAGGTGGTGTAAAATTGCCATATAATTATGGATTTAAAGCTCACAGTGATGGCGATGTTTTAATCCACTCTTTAATTGATGCCCTTTTAGGTGCTATTGGTGGTGGTGATATTGGAGAGTTTTTTCCAGATACTGATGATAAATTTAAAGGAATCGACTCAAAAATACTTTTAAAAAAAATTATAAGTTTTGTAAATAATGTTGGATATGAGCTTGTAAACATTGATATTACAATAATTGCTCAAAAACCAAAAATAAATCCTCATAAAAATGAGATAAAAAGTAGTTTATCAAAACTTTTAAATCTTCCAAAGCAATTTATAAATATCAAAGCATCAACAGCTGAAAAATTAGGTGCTGTTGGAAGAGAAGAAGGAGTAGTTGTACAAGCTATGACAAATTTAAGATATTACGATTGGACTAAATAAAATGAATATACTAATAATTGAAAATGAAGTTTATCTAGCACAGAAAGTTGTTTCAAGACTTCTTGATGATGGTCATAACTGTGATTTTGTAGAAAATGTAAATCTTGAAAATTTAACAAAAGAGTATGATATTGTACTCCTTTCAACATCAATATCAAGCTCTATCGTAAAAGGTGTTATTAAAAAATATGGTCAAAATTCAATAATACTTCTTTTAGTATCTTATATTTCAGATGAAACTGTAACAAACCCTATTAAGGATGGAGCAAAAGATTATATTATGAAGCCATTTTTAATGGATGAATTAGTTAGAAAGATTTATCACTATAAAGAGTGTAGAGCTATAAGAAGAGAGCTTAAAGTATTAAAAGATTATTTCGAATTTACTATGAGTGATATTGATATAAAAGATGTATTAGTTCCATTTTCGTTCCCCTTATTAATAGAGACAAATTTTCAAAGCTATGCTGATAAACTTGTTTTTGAAATCGCAAAAAAAGTAGATTTACCAATAAAATTTATCTCCTTATCTTCAGCAAATTGGCAAAAACAGATAACAAATCAATTTGAAAGAACTATTATTTACCTTACTGATTATCATACTTTAAAA
Above is a genomic segment from Aliarcobacter cryaerophilus containing:
- a CDS encoding Mrp/NBP35 family ATP-binding protein, producing the protein MSIEDIKKALQSVKYPGFSKSIIDFGFVKDIKLDANSCTILLDITSTAKEVEDELRREIPKALPNLNINLVFNKPKEEQQKSNSVSGQNIAPQIKDIVMVSSGKGGVGKSTTTVNLAIAAAMQGKKVGILDADIYGPNIPRMMGVNGKEVEVIGNKAKPLNAYGVDIMSMGILMKEGEAVIWRGAMIMKAIQQLLRDILWEELDILFIDMPPGTGDAQLTLAQSVPVSAGINVTTPQHVALDDSRRSLDMFSKLHIPVAGIVENMSGFICPSCNTESDIFGTGTCDELAKQYNTQVLAHLPIEPAIRVGGDSGKPIVYFEPESISAKRYMMAASKLISMLENQGEVSNEAIQPIMPAGVSACSTEGKKIKAEHEAKKSGGCGSGCGCH
- the thiC gene encoding phosphomethylpyrimidine synthase ThiC is translated as MQNIQKWLEEHKNDKVRTQMYYAKQGIITPHMEYVAKVENLDAEFIRSEIARGRLIIPANVNHTNQIPMAIGIASSCKINANIGSSALASDASKEIEKVDVCLKYGADTIMDLSTGGDLDMIRKAVIAHSTVPIGTVPIYQILHDVKDKIEDLSIEKMLEVIERQAQQGVSYFTIHAGFLLEFMPHIAKRKMGIVSRGGSLMAAWMMHYHKENPFNTAFDKILDICRKYDVSLSLGDSLRPGCLADASDEAQLRELKVLGDLTLRAWEKDVQVMIEGPGHVPLNQIERNMKIEKEYCHEAPFYILGPLTTDIAAGYDHISSAIGAAVGGWHGASMLCYVTPKEHLGLPNAEDVRNGIIAYKIAAHSADIARGRKGARDIDDEMSDARYAFDWNRQFELCLDPDRAREYHDETLPQDVFKEAEFCSMCGPKFCSYKITQKIVKEHGEAIDNMVG
- a CDS encoding HDOD domain-containing protein, with product MIKNFAKYIQNLPTLPEIIIDLDSFRKSKNRNFKQLAMIIKKDKSLHLDILKVMDFQIFDFLNKPKNIHNFILITSLEFVCALATSLSFCRNIKTNLFSYAATFDDFLYSNTLSMLIVEMWLKKSDKKLKDELLIPAFLQDLAKPFISQAISENKLTEQFLNEIKNSNMSKAEEKFIGFNSQRISSTILKNWGLSHNIIFPILFSKDLKNCPDEFRLKALILNIVSIVSNLREPLLDSNIKKAINEIELFGLNSDTFLSTISNINDNIKSNS
- a CDS encoding bifunctional 2-C-methyl-D-erythritol 4-phosphate cytidylyltransferase/2-C-methyl-D-erythritol 2,4-cyclodiphosphate synthase → MKDITLVVLCAGNSTRFDNLCKKQWIRIDNEPLWLNVTNRLTSFSNFSKTIVVSHKDELSYMKNFSDDFIYVEGGDTRQNSIKNALEFVDTPYVMISDVARACISKNIISDLIQNKNKASCIVPILDVSDTVIFEKNTINRENVKLIQTPQLSNSDILRKAISKDIEFTDESSAIKNIGEDIFYIKGDIASKKLTFFEDISQIPCLKAPAKTQFVGIGYDIHSFEDKKEMFLGGVKLPYNYGFKAHSDGDVLIHSLIDALLGAIGGGDIGEFFPDTDDKFKGIDSKILLKKIISFVNNVGYELVNIDITIIAQKPKINPHKNEIKSSLSKLLNLPKQFINIKASTAEKLGAVGREEGVVVQAMTNLRYYDWTK
- a CDS encoding response regulator transcription factor, which produces MNILIIENEVYLAQKVVSRLLDDGHNCDFVENVNLENLTKEYDIVLLSTSISSSIVKGVIKKYGQNSIILLLVSYISDETVTNPIKDGAKDYIMKPFLMDELVRKIYHYKECRAIRRELKVLKDYFEFTMSDIDIKDVLVPFSFPLLIETNFQSYADKLVFEIAKKVDLPIKFISLSSANWQKQITNQFERTIIYLTDYHTLKRNVKDQLIKQILDKKCVICSLESDDEFTHKKVVFNSKNKSLDHSQIMSINDYIKTIVINHQNRYPDTELSKRLGISRKSLWEKRKKLEIDKKK